One part of the Sphingobium yanoikuyae genome encodes these proteins:
- a CDS encoding flagellar hook-basal body complex protein has product MSFYVSLSGLKGAQADLSAVSNNVANVNSTAFKKSKAQFGDIFAAAPMQTTHQVAGQGVRVQGITQQFTQGTIETTDKTLDMAISGEGFFTVKGEDGTISYTRNGAFSVDNDRYAVDTTGSRIQVFAVDPDTGEITTPPTNSTTPNDLTDLQIPTTYKGEADGAQLTSVGVGKDGLVSAIYADGSTVYLGQVAMASFNSLEGLRQQGDAHWTSTVESGSAIIGTPNQGMFGAVNSGSLERSNVDITDELVQLIAAQRNFQANSKAIEAANTLTTTIVNIRS; this is encoded by the coding sequence ATGTCCTTCTATGTTTCGCTTTCCGGCCTCAAGGGCGCACAGGCCGACCTGTCCGCCGTCTCGAACAACGTCGCCAACGTGAACTCGACCGCCTTCAAGAAGAGCAAGGCCCAGTTCGGCGACATCTTCGCCGCTGCGCCGATGCAGACCACCCACCAGGTCGCCGGCCAGGGCGTGCGCGTGCAGGGCATCACCCAGCAGTTCACCCAGGGCACGATCGAAACCACCGACAAGACGCTGGATATGGCGATCTCGGGCGAAGGCTTCTTCACCGTGAAGGGCGAAGACGGCACCATCAGCTATACCCGCAACGGCGCCTTCTCGGTCGACAATGACCGCTATGCCGTCGACACCACCGGTTCGCGCATCCAGGTGTTCGCGGTCGACCCCGACACCGGCGAGATCACCACCCCGCCGACCAATTCGACGACGCCCAACGACCTGACCGACCTGCAGATCCCGACCACCTACAAGGGCGAGGCCGATGGCGCGCAGCTGACCAGCGTGGGCGTGGGCAAGGACGGCCTGGTGTCGGCCATCTATGCCGACGGTTCGACCGTCTATCTGGGCCAGGTCGCGATGGCATCGTTCAACAGCCTGGAAGGGCTGCGCCAGCAGGGCGACGCGCACTGGACCTCGACCGTGGAGAGCGGCAGCGCGATCATCGGCACGCCCAACCAGGGCATGTTCGGCGCCGTCAACTCGGGCTCGCTGGAACGTTCCAACGTCGACATCACCGACGAACTGGTCCAGCTGATCGCTGCCCAGCGCAACTTCCAGGCGAACTCGAAGGCGATCGAGGCGGCCAACACGCTGACCACCACCATCGTCAACATCCGTAGCTAA
- a CDS encoding flagellar basal body rod protein FlgF, with product MDRLVNTALTAMRGAMARQASIANNLANANTVGFRAEIANAETRWIKGDTFDTRAQASEQVIAADMAQGAVTETGNPLDVAMNGDALLAVQAPDGQEAYTRRGDLKVNDSGLLTTGDGLAVLGQGGPITLPQMDSVSIAQDGSIWGVPQGGDPANPQQVDKLKLVNAAGSSIAKGTDGLFREVNGGALPEDPIATVTSGSLEGSNVNATAALVQMIEASRAWETQIKMIDTAKQMDDGGASLMKLDG from the coding sequence ATGGACCGGCTCGTCAACACGGCACTGACCGCGATGCGCGGTGCGATGGCCCGCCAGGCGTCGATCGCGAACAATCTCGCGAACGCCAACACGGTCGGCTTTCGCGCCGAAATCGCCAATGCCGAGACGCGCTGGATCAAGGGCGATACCTTCGATACCCGAGCCCAGGCCTCCGAACAGGTGATCGCCGCCGACATGGCGCAGGGGGCGGTCACCGAAACCGGCAATCCGCTGGACGTGGCAATGAACGGCGACGCACTGCTCGCCGTTCAGGCCCCGGACGGACAGGAAGCCTATACGCGCCGTGGCGACCTGAAGGTCAATGACAGCGGCCTGCTGACCACCGGCGACGGCCTGGCTGTGCTGGGCCAGGGCGGCCCGATCACCCTGCCCCAGATGGACAGCGTGTCGATCGCCCAGGATGGCAGCATCTGGGGCGTGCCCCAGGGCGGCGATCCGGCCAATCCGCAGCAGGTCGACAAGCTGAAGCTGGTCAATGCCGCCGGTTCCAGCATCGCCAAGGGCACCGACGGGCTGTTCCGCGAAGTGAATGGCGGCGCCCTGCCCGAAGATCCGATCGCGACCGTCACATCGGGATCGCTGGAAGGATCGAACGTCAACGCGACCGCCGCGCTGGTCCAGATGATCGAGGCCAGCCGCGCCTGGGAAACCCAGATCAAGATGATCGACACCGCCAAGCAGATGGATGACGGCGGCGCATCGCTCATGAAACTGGATGGTTAA